Below is a window of Thermodesulfobium sp. 4217-1 DNA.
TTCTGCCATAGAAACTGGAAAGCTTTCAAAAATTATTTTTTTATTATCTTGTTTAACATTGTGATAAACATCTTCGTAGTTTTTAAAATTATTTATGTCAAAAAAAATGTCATTTGAAAAAAGTTTATCGCCATGTAAAATTTTAAATTCATCCGACTCAAAATTTATCATGAAAAAAAATGGGACCGATTTTAAGGATAGCTTATTAAACTGCTCTATAAATTCATTTGTACAAGAAAACATAAGCTATATTCTACAAATTAAAAATATTATTGTAAATCTTGTAAGCCTGATATAAAAACAATAATTTACTTAGTTAAAGCTAGCCTGTGTTATGATTTATTTAAACAATTGTTACAATATTAAACCAAAGGAGGAAGAGCTTTTTGCTCTATATCAAACATGAACAAGATATTAATTGCTCCTGACTCATACAAAGGTTGTCTTAGCGCACTTGAGGTTTCTAATGCAATAGAAAGCGCTTTTTTAGAATTTTATCCAGAAATAAATATAGTAAAAGTTCCAATTGCAGATGGAGGCGAAGGAACGGTAGACGCTCTTGTAACGGCCACAGGCGGAAAACTTATGTTTAGTGAAGTATTAGACCCTTTAGGAGAAAAAATAGTTGCAAAGTGGGGTATATTAGGTGATGGCAGCACAGCTGTTATCGAGATGGCTTCAGCCTCAGGGCTGCCTCTAGTTCCAAAAGAAAAGAGAAACCCATACATCACTTCGACATTTGGCACAGGGCAGCTTATAATGGCTGCTTTGGATGCAAACTGTAAGAAGATTGTTATTGGAATTGGCGGAAGTGCCACAAATGATGCAGGCTCTGGAATGGCAAAGGCATTAGGCGCAAAGTTCCTTGATGGCTCTGGCAAAGAGTTGTGCGATGGAGGCTATGCGTTACAGAAATTAGAAGGAATAGACATATCCAAAATAGATCGACGCATAAAAAACACAGAAATTCTCGTTGCATGCGATGTTGATAACCCATTGTGTGGACCTCGTGGAGCATCAGCAGTATATGGTCCACAAAAAGGGGCAACCCCTGAAATGATTTTGGAATTAGATAAGGCCTTGCTAAAATTTTCAGACATTGCTCAACGAGTTACAGGAAAGGATGTAAAAAATACTGCTGGTGCAGGAGCTGCAGGAGGGCTTGGAGCAGGTTTAATGTTTTTTACCGAAGCATCTCTTATGCCCGGAGTGGAATTAGTCTTAGAAGTTACAGACTTCAATAATTTAGTAAAAGACGCAGACCTTGTCATTACTGGAGAGGGCAACACAGACTTCCAAACTGTTTTCGGAAAAGCCCCAGTAGGAGTCGCAAAAGCAGCCAAAAAATACAATATACCTGTAGTCTGCATTTCTGGAGGTTTGGGAGACGGTTACGAATCAGTGTTTGATAAGGGTATTGACGCTATTGTCAGCATCTCATCTGGACCAGTTTCATTGGATGAATGTATGCTAAATGGCGCCATCATGCTAATTTCTGCAACCAAAAGACTTATAAGAACGCTGAATGTGGGGATGCTTGTAGAAAAAAGGAGCGGCCAAGGGTAATCCCCTTTAAGCCGCTCAAATTATTTAGCCCTTTACCGTCTTTACTCCCAGATCTAGTGCTTCATAGTTCAGGGGCAAGAGGTGGTGGTATTTTTTTGAAAAAACTTTTGGCAAAACTTCCTTTATGCTGTCCACAGGCATAATGTTTGACAAACTTACGTAGGCACCCAGCATAATCATATTAGCCAGCTGTGGTTTGCCCATCTGATTTGCAAGATGATTGATTTCAATGCCAATAACCTTCGAAGTCTTTTCAGAGGTTACTTTTTCTTTTATCAAAGATGCATTGTACAACAAAATCCCATTTTCTTGTAATGTTGGCGCAAACTTCTCAAGTGATGGCTGATTCATAATTATTAAAGAAGTTGGCTCATCAATATATGGCGAGGAAACAACTTCATCTGATACAACTACCATACAATTAGCCGTGCCGCCTCTCTGTTCTGGTCCATAACTTGGCAAATAGCTTACTTCCTTGCCAAAATTAAGCCCTGCATAAGCAAGAACCTGGCCCATAGTCATAACGCCCTGACCACCAAAACCTGCAATAATCAATTCTTCAGTCATCTAAACCAACCTCCTTATAAACGCCCAGAGGAAATTGTTTTGTCATGTTTTCTTCCACCCATTTTGCAGCGTCTACAGGCGGCATGCCCCAACCAGTAGGACAAGCGCTTAAGAATTCAACCAATGAAAAGCCTTTTTCTTGAAGCTGATATTTGAAAGCCTTTCTGACAGCACTTTTAGCCTTAATGACGTGTTTTGGTGATGAAACCATTACCCTTTCTATGTAAGAAACCCCTTCGAAAGGAGCAAGCATCTCAGAAACTTTTATTGGATAGCCCTGTTTTTTTACATCCCTCCCTAATGGAGTAGTAGCAGTTTTCATCCCAGGCAAGGTAGTTGGAGCCATCTGACCACCAGTCATTCCATATATTGCGTTGTTAACAAAGAATACACAAATATTTTCACCTCTTGCAGCAGCATGTACTATTTCAGCAGTACCTATTGCAGCGAGGTCTCCATCTCCTTGATAAGTAAGC
It encodes the following:
- a CDS encoding glycerate kinase, which encodes MNKILIAPDSYKGCLSALEVSNAIESAFLEFYPEINIVKVPIADGGEGTVDALVTATGGKLMFSEVLDPLGEKIVAKWGILGDGSTAVIEMASASGLPLVPKEKRNPYITSTFGTGQLIMAALDANCKKIVIGIGGSATNDAGSGMAKALGAKFLDGSGKELCDGGYALQKLEGIDISKIDRRIKNTEILVACDVDNPLCGPRGASAVYGPQKGATPEMILELDKALLKFSDIAQRVTGKDVKNTAGAGAAGGLGAGLMFFTEASLMPGVELVLEVTDFNNLVKDADLVITGEGNTDFQTVFGKAPVGVAKAAKKYNIPVVCISGGLGDGYESVFDKGIDAIVSISSGPVSLDECMLNGAIMLISATKRLIRTLNVGMLVEKRSGQG
- a CDS encoding 2-oxoacid:acceptor oxidoreductase family protein → MTEELIIAGFGGQGVMTMGQVLAYAGLNFGKEVSYLPSYGPEQRGGTANCMVVVSDEVVSSPYIDEPTSLIIMNQPSLEKFAPTLQENGILLYNASLIKEKVTSEKTSKVIGIEINHLANQMGKPQLANMIMLGAYVSLSNIMPVDSIKEVLPKVFSKKYHHLLPLNYEALDLGVKTVKG
- a CDS encoding thiamine pyrophosphate-dependent enzyme, with translation MSNQILERPKSLTQKQFHYCPGCHHGIIHRLIAETIDEFDLREKTIIVQPVGCAVYIYEYFDTDVSEAAHGRAPAVATAIKRVSKGKFVLTYQGDGDLAAIGTAEIVHAAARGENICVFFVNNAIYGMTGGQMAPTTLPGMKTATTPLGRDVKKQGYPIKVSEMLAPFEGVSYIERVMVSSPKHVIKAKSAVRKAFKYQLQEKGFSLVEFLSACPTGWGMPPVDAAKWVEENMTKQFPLGVYKEVGLDD